The following proteins are encoded in a genomic region of Spirochaetaceae bacterium:
- a CDS encoding DUF2384 domain-containing protein, translating into MPRSGVMPARRQVPESPPRGVAEPATQYAAGHAPNGGLFALLHGRGVLKMVRSGLPFSMFDELAKAIGGSQGELAAIVGIPATTLARRKRSGTLTPAESDRLVRVARLEAMAVAMMRGDASAAGRWLRTPHDLLDRETPLQRASTETGARDVEHLIGRLRHGVFS; encoded by the coding sequence ATGCCGCGTTCCGGCGTCATGCCCGCCCGGCGGCAGGTTCCCGAGTCGCCCCCACGTGGCGTCGCGGAGCCGGCAACGCAGTACGCCGCGGGCCACGCGCCGAACGGCGGCCTGTTCGCCCTGCTGCATGGCCGCGGCGTGCTCAAGATGGTGCGCAGCGGTCTGCCTTTTTCCATGTTCGATGAACTGGCAAAGGCCATCGGCGGATCGCAGGGGGAACTGGCGGCGATTGTCGGCATCCCGGCAACTACCCTTGCCCGCAGGAAGCGGAGCGGCACGTTGACGCCGGCGGAGTCGGACCGGCTGGTACGCGTCGCTCGCCTGGAGGCGATGGCCGTGGCCATGATGCGGGGCGACGCGAGCGCCGCCGGGCGCTGGCTGCGCACGCCACATGATCTCCTGGACCGCGAGACGCCCCTGCAGCGTGCGTCAACGGAAACGGGAGCCCGCGACGTCGAGCACCTCATCGGCCGGCTACGGCATGGCGTATTCAGTTGA
- a CDS encoding ABC transporter substrate-binding protein, whose translation MTHVLFGKCLAVLSVLVLAATGLWAAGEEEGSTAAAAEKKYVTDPTTGKVVVAPEYGGTLTAYAGPGLTQASTDPYHGWPSFTGGVSEGLGIMNWGVDRDVWDLKTLHTPDEHIIGQLAESWEISPDRLTYTFHIRPGVRWHDKAPMNGRQFTAHDVEYNFHRLLGMGDFAEAGPSAFSGALELKSLPWESITATDDATVVMKLTEPRLAMLRKAVGLDLGVTFMMPPEVIEQHGDGKDWRNLVGTGPFMLTDLVEESSGTFTRNPDYWGYDEKYPENRLPYVDELRYVVIPDEAAAYAALRSRTIDWKRWDTSLDAAESMRKTNPEIAVHEVFFRSVASFAPNHREPPFNDVNVLRAMQMALDNETIARTLWKGVADPTPQGLIGVQGFYHPFEEWDEEVKQYYRYDPERAEKLLDEAGYPRGADGTRFTTTLNYGAWADLDYSHIAAAYWAEIGVVVEIDELSSAEYHERLFARSGKGMYSQIARNNFDPFNAVSWYHSNAQWNRGGSQWPELDAMVDAALSAPTPEEARRLIAEADEYAMSRHWLIWGPMSPIHFYLQPWLVGYNGELDGGLGWGKGNDMYARLWIDSALKTEMGF comes from the coding sequence ATGACACACGTTCTGTTCGGAAAGTGCCTTGCGGTACTGTCCGTGCTGGTCCTGGCCGCTACCGGCCTCTGGGCCGCCGGCGAAGAGGAGGGTTCGACCGCCGCCGCGGCCGAGAAGAAGTACGTGACCGATCCCACCACCGGCAAGGTGGTGGTGGCGCCGGAGTATGGCGGGACACTAACCGCCTACGCAGGGCCTGGTCTTACTCAGGCTTCTACTGACCCCTACCACGGCTGGCCGAGCTTTACCGGCGGGGTCTCAGAGGGTCTCGGCATTATGAACTGGGGAGTAGATCGAGACGTATGGGACCTGAAAACCTTGCACACGCCGGACGAACACATAATTGGGCAGTTGGCGGAGAGTTGGGAGATTTCCCCGGACCGCCTCACCTATACCTTCCACATCCGACCAGGCGTTCGCTGGCATGACAAGGCGCCGATGAACGGTCGGCAGTTCACCGCCCACGACGTCGAATACAACTTCCACCGCTTGCTGGGCATGGGCGACTTCGCCGAGGCCGGACCGTCCGCTTTTAGCGGCGCCCTCGAACTCAAGAGCCTCCCATGGGAATCGATCACGGCCACCGACGACGCGACGGTGGTGATGAAGCTGACCGAGCCACGCCTCGCCATGTTGCGGAAGGCGGTGGGGCTGGACCTGGGGGTTACGTTCATGATGCCTCCCGAGGTGATCGAGCAGCATGGCGACGGTAAGGACTGGCGCAACCTGGTCGGCACCGGGCCGTTCATGTTGACGGACCTGGTCGAGGAGAGCTCCGGAACATTCACCAGGAATCCTGATTACTGGGGCTATGACGAAAAGTACCCGGAGAACCGCCTGCCCTATGTTGACGAGCTCAGGTACGTGGTTATTCCGGACGAAGCAGCCGCCTACGCAGCGCTGCGCTCACGCACGATCGACTGGAAGAGGTGGGATACCTCTCTGGACGCGGCCGAAAGCATGCGCAAGACCAACCCCGAGATCGCGGTGCACGAAGTTTTCTTCCGGTCGGTCGCGTCTTTTGCACCCAACCATCGCGAGCCACCCTTCAACGACGTCAACGTGCTGCGCGCGATGCAGATGGCGCTGGACAACGAGACCATCGCCCGTACGCTCTGGAAGGGTGTCGCAGACCCGACACCTCAGGGGCTGATAGGGGTGCAGGGCTTCTACCACCCCTTCGAGGAGTGGGACGAAGAGGTCAAGCAATACTACCGGTACGACCCGGAACGGGCCGAGAAACTGCTCGACGAGGCCGGATATCCGCGCGGCGCCGACGGCACCAGGTTCACGACCACGCTGAACTACGGGGCGTGGGCAGACCTGGACTATTCGCACATAGCCGCCGCGTACTGGGCGGAGATCGGCGTCGTGGTCGAGATCGACGAGCTGTCCTCCGCCGAATACCACGAGCGGCTCTTCGCACGTAGCGGGAAAGGCATGTACAGCCAGATCGCCAGAAACAACTTCGATCCTTTTAACGCGGTAAGTTGGTATCACTCGAATGCGCAGTGGAACCGCGGCGGGTCCCAGTGGCCCGAGTTGGACGCCATGGTCGACGCCGCTCTGAGCGCTCCAACGCCCGAGGAGGCGCGGAGGCTGATTGCCGAGGCAGACGAATACGCGATGTCGCGGCACTGGCTGATATGGGGTCCCATGTCCCCCATACACTTCTACCTTCAGCCGTGGCTCGTCGGCTACAACGGTGAGCTCGACGGTGGCCTGGGATGG